A region of the Dysidea avara chromosome 9, odDysAvar1.4, whole genome shotgun sequence genome:
GGTTATCCAATCAGAAAATAGCTCAATGCAGCACTTCATTGGATCTTCCTTGCCTGTTTCTGCAATAAGATTGATAGCAGCAATGTCATACTCTAGAAAATCAGCAACTGTTCTCCACTCAGCGGCTATCTTGGGGAACACAGCTTTATGCAAATCCTTCATCTTTGGTGCTGATCAAACAAGACATATATCTCTTCAAACATTACTCAATAATACACTGTGTACCTTTCTTAGTAACTTCATCAAAATCCAGTGATGTTACATCAGAAACTTCAGACTGCACTGATTGACCTACAATGATCACTTCTACCTCACTAATACTGGTTATTATCTGTATCTCACTTACTGTTTAATGATGTAGTGGTAATACTGGTAGTTGTGTCAGGTTGATGGTAATCCAAAGTCAAAGATGCTATATATAACATAGAACATCATACAAACTTTCATGGTATGAACAACGTGTAATGCTCTACTCGTTAGTGTAAATATTTATGTCACCCTGACCTGAATTTGAAAGGAACTGCTCTTGTCTTTCCTCCTTCACAGCAATTTTTGCATCTGTAAGTAAAAAACACAATATGGTTAACTATTAAACATACCATGCACACTGACCTGTAGTTGAGAATAGCTTATGGTATTGTGTGATATCACATTTACCATAGTGACCAATAGTGCTACATGGTACTACACTAACTGATTTTGCCTTTTCAAACTTGATGTGTAACTGGTCACATTCTGAACAAGGGATGTAGCTACATATGGAAAATTTGTGAAACGCTTTCATGTGTTGCTCTAATGCATCATTGATAAATCCTTGTAAGGTGTGAACAAGCTCAATAGCATCTGTATTAGCTTCTGCATCATCCTCATCGGAGGTGAAACGAAATACTGACAGCTCAATTACTTCATCCTCGTGTATTGGTGTAACCACATATGTCTGACTGTCTCCTAATTCAAGGTAGACATGTTGGTAGGATAACCTATGACAATATGAAAGAGTTTACAATTGGCTAAATTACATGCAAATCTCACTTTATCAAATCATACTGTTGTGTGCCATTCCATTCTGCACACATCACAACAACTTGGTTGAAAACAGCTTCAGAAATAAACCCTCCTGGAAAATGGTATAGAAATCTGTAGGATGGTTTTGGAAGTGCAATGGTTTCCTTGGGTAAAAGGTGAGGCACCAAAAATAATCTCTCGTTTTCTTTTCTTTGTTCTACTTGTAACTGTTTATGTGCAAGTGATGAAGAAGTGACATCTGCCATTAGTTTGAAATTGATGAGCAGCTGTGCAATTTGTAATGGTGTTATATCAGGTACCCTTTGATCAGCTTCAGTTTTAAGGAATTGTTGTATGCTCCACTGCATAAGCTGTTCCTCTAGTAATCCTTCTTCCCTAAGCTTTTTTGCAAATATATTGAGTGGGAATTCCCTTGGGTAGCATTTTAGAGTGGTCAGGACATACGTCAGTAACTTAGCAAGCCAATTTGGAGACAAAATGATGATGGTGGATAGGCCTGAAACTTCAGCAAAGTGAAGAATAGTACCTTTTTTATGTAAATGTTGTAAAGCCTTATACACTTCACCTTCAGGTAAGCCACAACTTTGTGCTACTTCTTTGCCTTGAGGAAGTGTGATAACACTGACTTTATCTCGGTAAGCCAAGTGAAGAAATTTTCGCTCCATTTTTAAATATCGAATTGGTCGCGGTTGCTTATTGGTGAAGCCAATTTTTGTTATTACTTGTTTGAGCTGGTTGATAACAATTGGGTCTCGTTTTTTATTgctcacaaaaaatattgatGGAGACCCTTCTGTAAACAGCTCATTATTTTTTGACCCTGCAATGTGATTTAAGAATGGTTTTCCTTCTAATTCTTTCAACAGAACAGGGACTATTTTTTCAAAAGCAATTTTTCTTGCCACAGTTATATCTTCATGGAGTTCGTCAATGTGAGTGGCAACAAGCACATATGTAGGAAGTAGTTTGGAGAAATCATCTTTGCTGGTGCTTTCACGGCTAACACGAGCACTGACAACTTCCATCCAATAGCATATTGATTTGATGCCTGACTTAGAAGGGGTGATGTCATTAGTATACCTATGATCTACAGTTTCGTATAAACATTTTCCAGCATTGAACACAATGAGAGAGATCACCTCATCAGATATGAACAACCCATGTGTGTGCTGGAATACCTGTAGAGGAAAAGCAAACAGAATACAAGTGTAGGTGTAGGGATGCAGAAATATTGCAGCTAAATATTTGcaaattgtaattttcaaacATAAGAAATTCCAATTCATGTCCTCTATAGTCACCAACTGTTGCAATAAAAATGTTTTACAACTATTCCTTATCTTTGTAGCCAACATAAAGGCTCCCTGCCATTTTACAGGGACTACAATGTTGGAGGGTATCAAAGATACATAGAAATATGTTATGCTGAAGTCTTTAGCATAGCAATCTCTTAGAAAGTTTAGAAAAAAGTGCATTTTGATTCAATTTTGAAGCAATTGAATTAATAATATTGACAACACTTGACTAtcagtagtaccatttaagtagccAAAACTTTTGcatgccgcccaaaattccacccCTGAAAAGcaccctagaaacatcttacacaatgaaaatcacctttatagaatagtactagttcatataatacataatatagcAAAATGCTAACAGGAGGTCGGAtatatatagaattttttaaaattgtcaaaactcaaattttagactcactgcctgactgcctgactgatcacagttacaaggctagaggccaaactgggccaaatgaagcagtacacggtcaccattttatgccacaataacaaactcaccagtgggatgtgccttttggggttccgaggAGTGTAAGCCCTCTGCGcgttgtcttttcttttatcttcaatcaggctgttgTCTTCTTTATTCAATGAAACCATagttgaggtgttaattttctgtatcaacactttctttcagtagCACatttagacgccacagaattatttcagaactGGATTTTTGAAGCACTTTAGTCCTGGCGTcactataagaggtacactagctagatatctgcaacttcactcTTGGGATATGCGCCATGCAAAAGAGCAGGCGCTGCCAGACTAATACACAATAGGTTTACGACTACACCCATCTAGGTTGACAAATCACGATAGAGTATGAAGACAACACCTCTTCACAATCTAACTATTTGCTAAACAGAAAACAAGACCCTACTGGggtagctagctgtacacccCTTGTCtcactcaagatactctaatgcaacagtcactctattacagcagtcatgcatgtaatagaacagtccctgagctacaacaaaaaactataaacaaactagtattttaaaatattgtcacttagaaaatgaagtagggatctatgcaataaaaactaATGAAAcaagatggtattacagcacaaCTCGgtggaaaagtccctactttggcacattagttgtaacaattactttattcagtaccaaagtagggactttcccactgagttatgctgtaataccatcgttcatctctttttttattgcatagatccctatttcatttcaTTTAATTGACAATTTTACTAGTATGTTAGAGTATGAGGTTTTTAAAGAAAGCCAGAGTTGACCCCCTACCTGGTAACTTAATCACACAAAGAAGTTAACAAATGAGGAAACACACAACATTTATCTGTCTTTGTGTAATTTACATCCACTAAAGTAACTCAAGTGATGACTAATATATTATAGTGGTTCGATCCTCAGATCACACAATAAAGGCAGTTACACCTGGCAatgaaatatgtgactggattttggaaaaacgatccaaatcgcacattagaagttccgagataaacggttttaaagaattgaagccagcataattctccaaggatagcaagcacgcgtatgaaatttacacaaaagatgcatcaatctgttacctttcaagccacttccagtacttgtagctgcttgtacagtttcccgccaaataagatagaaaatctgagcagttggacgagcgaagtagtatcacgagtgctcacaaaggggtggaggctggggggtggcggggagggcaaaagttagacctcaaaatggaggcagaccacgattggagtccagacaccagattacagggctgtgctggctccttagtggctgatatgtagcaaaatcagcagagaacacgtctggccaacattataaggctgtccaccagtaaaccactgactcttgccaagccaggtccttcacaaggcctgaaaccgccatttgagcactccacaccacccagaaaagacgtgtgtaaaaaccagcctcgtgtagtttgagtagtgctgagggtcaaaacttgtagtacgatagtgcagctatccactggtggtgttagtttgattttgcctgatgtgcgatttggatcggttttgtaatatctggtcacatataggcACTGCATGCAATAGGAGTGCTTTGTTAATGCTAAATCCTTCTAAATTTGGGACcaaattttgaaaatcatccttatCGTCATGCCTGGGAAATTTTGAAACTAGAATGGCGCTGTcaatagcagaaaacacttttcaaatatttacaattttttcttataattctatggtttattctacccttCATTGGGTAGTGATTTAACTggtaatgctgtgtttcaggactaaatatttaatgtgtcaaatgcagccatataagggtgattttcctaAATTTGGTTTATTATAGAAGGTCATCACTGAAAATTTAACGTAATTACATGATAAGAATTCCAAGTTAGGTACACACTTTGAGCCCAATTGTATACGcttgctacagtagctataattaCTCACTTGTTGACCAGCGAAGTCCCACAGGTGAACATACTTCTTTTCCGGATCATATTGCTCATAAAATGCTGTAAATTGCTGAAACTCTTCTGTTGAAATTGGAACAAATTTTTTATTAGCTGGTGGACTTTTACTTTGCTCCAAGGCCACAACATGCTGATCATCATTATTTACCTTTGGTTCTTCATCTGGTTGATTGTTATTCATGGGTAAAGACATGAAAGATGCTGTGTTACTCATGGCAACATTGCTTTTTACATTTGAGGACAAGAAAAACTCTGTTTCAAGTAGAGCTTGCTTTTCTATATCTTCTATTTTTTCTGACTTATCCATTAGTTCCCAGTTGGCAGCTGTTGTgatgcttatttctagctgatctgctCCTTCTGTTGGGGTTGTATCCTGAAAACACTTCCCCACAAGTGTATCTGCTAGGGATGACTTGCCTGACCCCTCATATCCTAGCAGTACTAGTCGTGCATCTGATGGTGGCAACATGCCATCCATATAGCCTTGATTAATCTGATCATGTGTCCAGTTTGGTATTGTCACTATATAAAATGAtgatactgtacattattaGTTAGTAAATTGTTTGGTTAAGATAAGTCAATAACAAAAGAGACACATACAGTAGTAAGTTGTCACTAATGACTGGAGAAGCATATACCATGTAGAATGTCTCCATAGTCATACTTTGTAGCTATATCCTTATTGATTTGTTGGAATAACAAAAGGTTCAAGAAAAATGTATGACAATGTGCATGTAATGGACCTTCTCCTTGTGGTACTCTGCTGACTTGAGCACCGTTGTAATAACACTATCATGTTAGTTCATTTTGGCCTTAATTATTTTAGCTAAATGGACAAGGACGGTTGAGAATTTACTTCCCCAGCAAGAATCAGCTACCCAtcgatgttacagctgggtgggctgcttatCCAGGTgataccaggccaccaggttcCCAATATACAGTGGAGCAATGtgaataaagtttcttgctcaaggaagcaacAACACCAAGTTGGTataacctggaaccttttgattaacAGGCCAACTTGGCTAGCACTATTCCGTCCTTGTCTCATTTACCtgtgttggggttgttgtggaactttgtgTTCCATTACCTCTCTCAGTCTCCGTAAGACCTGCACAGTCCTCCTGCaagttactagccctgccccaggtgAATTTACCCAcacaagactcaagtgcctgagtggtgcacagacaTCCCAgtactggttcactgggtggcaatagctgtgtgaACACGgctgccataggctttgctttgctatATATTTTAGCAATGTTACAGTTTAACAATGTTGGGTGTTATCAAATCTCAATAATGCATTTAGCCCCTCCAGCTCCACTGACTGATGCTCAAATCCAACTTTAGGGCAAAGTCAACTATTGCTGTAATTAGTTTAGTGTACTGAAAATAAAGCACTAAATAATAGGGACAGAGCTTTAATGTGGTACAAAATTGTATAACATAGTTAAGCAAAAAAGACAGAAGTCATTGTAACATGGAACTCAAACCAGAAACATTCAAACTGTGTATCCCACTGAAACCTTATTGATCCTACATCAAAGAAAAAACAGGCAAATATATGCCAAAACCCTCTATTAGAGTCTTTGAATCTACTAGAAGTCTTTAAAACTCCTTCGAATCTATAGTATACAGTTCTCAAGTCCAGCTGTACTTATATTGTTGTTACAGTAATAGTTGAAGCAGTGTAACACTGCATGCTTACACATAGCTTTAGTAGTATTGTTGCTTTGCTAAATTTAGTTgtaaattagaaattttaattaCACAAGGATCCCATAATCGTTTCCATGAGACCTATAAACCAGCTACATGTAATCTCCTGAAATCACTCACCATTAGTTTCAAAGTTATAGCTGACACAATGCTTATAGCTCAGCGTTATTTATAGCTGACACAACACTTACATTATCCTGCAGCTGATAAACACCCTTAAGGGATTATGTAATAATCAGTTCAGTTCTGCTTTGGTGATTATTATATCATTCCTTcaggttgtttatccactgaagaattcTAACACTGCATGTTTTACCTATATATAGGGCTGTGCTGACTCCACTCTTTACCAATACTTCAAGTACTAAGTATTTACCTTGTAAGTacctgcaagtacaagtactgatACTAAGTACTTTAGCTGTTTCACTGCATACATTTATTTGTAATATATACCATCAGTCAACTCATCCATGTATTTATTCATTTGTGTAGTTCATAGTACTGTTGTACAAGTTTACACGTTCATTATAAATAGTGCATGACTAAGTGATTAACCAATACAATATTCACTAGAAGTCATTGAAGTGCAAACTGGTTCTTCAGCAGCTAGTCATTGCAAGTATAGTCTTCTAGGTGTTTGAGAAGAAGTCTAGATAATGGCTTTCGCAAAGAACCActataaatattctaataaaacagccatgAGTACTACtaaactgaatgctctattagagttattgactatCTATATTGATCTTTTCCTTGGATTGTGTTTTCACAGAGTAGCTTTCAGCATAGATGAATGATTTTACTAGTATTGTGTTTGATGCTTGTAAAATGGACTAGTAAGTCTACAGCCGAATGTCATTTTGTTGGGCACACCTACCTGCAACAATACATTGGCTGATTCCGATACCTCATAAAAACAGAAGTGTTGGACTGATACTGACACTGGAATTGGTGCAGCGCTACCTATACATAGCGTGACAtagtatttatttttaaatgctGAAACTTAAATTCTATCTTCCTAATACTGTTATCTCAGAGCACCAGACATACTTTCTTGATTGACACCTCAAGTCTGAGGCCGGGTTGCAAATTGTGCACAAGACATGGTTCAAaaatttaatattaatttttatgaaATACCATAAAATTTAACTTAAGAAATTTCAATTCAACTTATGCAGGAAATGGAATAGGCTAGGGGAACACATGAGCCTTGACAGAAGCACAATGCCAACCCACCTCATCATAGTTATCATGATAAGCTAAGTCTTTCATTGCTACAATACTTCTGTGAGATTAGCTACTCCAATTGGTAATAATATTTCTGGTATTATGAAATGCTTTAGATGTGGTATGAAGATTTGTAAAATGCACAGCTAAATTTAGTGGTTTGTTGCAACCCAGTAGTAATATATTTCTGAAATTGAGTTTTCGAAAAAATTTAATGAAGGAATTGTACTACGCATGCTGGTAGCTAATGTACCAGAAACATAATCACCAATAATATTAAAGTGGCCTGaattgtagctacatgcatggtTTTCATAATTGagttcataattattttattattattaacgctttacagtggccagcactgaaggtctgacagcaacttgtgttgCAGCCTTTggaaattaaaaatgaagtatgggcaattgatgtatatagctactaaggtgaaacagaaaacaTCCCCTAGCCCCAGGATTTTTATAGGCTGAAGGCCACACTCAGGCACAAAAGGTTGTTCGCTACCCTTTGATCTAAAACTTGTGCTATAAAATCTTTACCTGTGTATCTGGGTGTTCCCCAATCAAGGGTATTCAGTAGTTAAGGTTATAGTTTCTCACATAATAGCAACATCTGTATCATTGTTCTGAacaatgattttggtgaaaagttcaagtaactctaataaagcagtcaggcaatgtAATGAGTGGAAAAAACCGGGTAGACAGGGTAGGCAAATGCCTACCCAACTTTTAATGGTAGCTATTGAGCCATGTTCCAAGTCCATAGAAAGCAGTCTGGTTGCTCTGGTTTTCCAGGATCGCTTTTAAATATTGTCACttgagaaactctaatagaacagtcagcgatACCCTATAAGAGCAGTCAGTGACTATttattccattagagtatttttatagGTGTGAAATTgtctccagattcaatctcagaaaacaATTTTTTGAAAAAGCTCTGGGGCTAACCTAAGCATGCTGCAAATTCTGATTATGCTTGCACAACTATGATGCTGGTGGTGGTCATAGAAGTATGATCTCACAGTTGCCTATACCTAACTTGTAGATGCTTCCTCCACCCCTGTATACAGTAGGCTGTCTGACACTATGAGAATTGTCAAAAGCAAAGCTGCATTTTAAAAGACTATGCTTATACTTTATCACCTTTCTTGAAAATGGTTGAAACACTTGCTCACGTGATCAATTACAGCAATATTATAGTGAATTGTGAGGTGATAGGAGACACAGGTGGATGATGAGAAACAAGGAGTCAAGTTTGTCTGGACTTAGCTACCAGTTAAAACAACCAGCCTTCCAGCATTCCGGATCATGTGAAAATCAGCATTGCTTGCTACAAATTACCTTTTGCTATTCACAAGTCACTACTATAGTTTTCTTACAGCATTCCAGGCCATGATAAACTGTATCATTCACTGACTTACttcaaaaccagcaaactgcagttgatgggattagaaaatgagtttagtaagctaaatcactagctgtttcttgtgagaaatgcctgtggggcaaagtatcggtatcggatcggtatcggacatttctggcctcaaatgtatcggtatcggatcggtagtgaaaaagtggtatcggtacaTCACTACTG
Encoded here:
- the LOC136265913 gene encoding uncharacterized protein isoform X1, which encodes MYRRQRAKHKFEARSSAELTLKKGDIIRVWKTANGQWPDMDNWVSGENEITKQKGEFPGTYTEFVEEVDPEDVPPPLLVRAEQNGPSPPPVPARGETHLRTSHANHPPPVSPRHSLSTELKGHTHNLVEQDCTRPVKCVTCNDFLWGQGVKCLFCLDCFKICHTLCRTLMAAVPCEPVTPGVAEPDGNSRDDATPGGKRFSKLISISSVAKFVAGAKSEDFEAGGHWFATHSYNVPTWCDKCGKILWGLRKQGIKCKVCSMNLHRACLSLEITTCEQFRKKESTIQKQKVTIPNWTHDQINQGYMDGMLPPSDARLVLLGYEGSGKSSLADTLVGKCFQDTTPTEGADQLEISITTAANWELMDKSEKIEDIEKQALLETEFFLSSNVKSNVAMSNTASFMSLPMNNNQPDEEPKVNNDDQHVVALEQSKSPPANKKFVPISTEEFQQFTAFYEQYDPEKKYVHLWDFAGQQVFQHTHGLFISDEVISLIVFNAGKCLYETVDHRYTNDITPSKSGIKSICYWMEVVSARVSRESTSKDDFSKLLPTYVLVATHIDELHEDITVARKIAFEKIVPVLLKELEGKPFLNHIAGSKNNELFTEGSPSIFFVSNKKRDPIVINQLKQVITKIGFTNKQPRPIRYLKMERKFLHLAYRDKVSVITLPQGKEVAQSCGLPEGEVYKALQHLHKKGTILHFAEVSGLSTIIILSPNWLAKLLTYVLTTLKCYPREFPLNIFAKKLREEGLLEEQLMQWSIQQFLKTEADQRVPDITPLQIAQLLINFKLMADVTSSSLAHKQLQVEQRKENERLFLVPHLLPKETIALPKPSYRFLYHFPGGFISEAVFNQVVVMCAEWNGTQQYDLIKLSYQHVYLELGDSQTYVVTPIHEDEVIELSVFRFTSDEDDAEANTDAIELVHTLQGFINDALEQHMKAFHKFSICSYIPCSECDQLHIKFEKAKSVSVVPCSTIGHYGKCDITQYHKLFSTTDAKIAVKEERQEQFLSNSASLTLDYHQPDTTTSITTTSLNMIIVGQSVQSEVSDVTSLDFDEVTKKAPKMKDLHKAVFPKIAAEWRTVADFLEYDIAAINLIAETGKEDPMKCCIELFSDWITTDNGLAPKTWSTLLETLKEVDQLSGVAEQIEESLKCKPTASIVLSNSNEALAQPPKMKELHKIVIPHIASYWREVADYLEYNIGVIKTIKEKCNHNPVKCCDDLLRNWLSTSNGVGPKTWSTLIFTLMDIKDLEEVAKQIEQRVTVIKKRSKR
- the LOC136265913 gene encoding uncharacterized protein isoform X2, yielding MYRRQRAKHKFEARSSAELTLKKGDIIRVWKTANGQWPDMDNWVSGENEITKQKGEFPGTYTEFVEEVDPEDVPPPLLVRAEQNGPSPPPVPARGETHLRTSHANHPPPVSPRHSLSTELKGHTHNLVEQDCTRPVKCVTCNDFLWGQGVKCLFCLDCFKICHTLCRTLMAAVPCEPVTPGVAEPDGNSRDDATPGGKRFSKLISISSVAKFVAGAKSEDFEAGGHWFATHSYNVPTWCDKCGKILWGLRKQGIKCKVCSMNLHRACLSLEITTCEQFRKKESTIQKQKVTIPNWTHDQINQGYMDGMLPPSDARLVLLGYEGSGKSSLADTLVGKCFQDTTPTEGADQLEISITTAANWELMDKSEKIEDIEKQALLETEFFLSSNVKSNVAMSNTASFMSLPMNNNQPDEEPKVNNDDQHVVALEQSKSPPANKKFVPISTEEFQQFTAFYEQYDPEKKYVHLWDFAGQQVFQHTHGLFISDEVISLIVFNAGKCLYETVDHRYTNDITPSKSGIKSICYWMEVVSARVSRESTSKDDFSKLLPTYVLVATHIDELHEDITVARKIAFEKIVPVLLKELEGKPFLNHIAGSKNNELFTEGSPSIFFVSNKKRDPIVINQLKQVITKIGFTNKQPRPIRYLKMERKFLHLAYRDKVSVITLPQGKEVAQSCGLPEGEVYKALQHLHKKGTILHFAEVSGLSTIIILSPNWLAKLLTYVLTTLKCYPREFPLNIFAKKLREEGLLEEQLMQWSIQQFLKTEADQRVPDITPLQIAQLLINFKLMADVTSSSLAHKQLQVEQRKENERLFLVPHLLPKETIALPKPSYRFLYHFPGGFISEAVFNQVVVMCAEWNGTQQYDLIKLSYQHVYLELGDSQTYVVTPIHEDEVIELSVFRFTSDEDDAEANTDAIELVHTLQGFINDALEQHMKAFHKFSICSYIPCSECDQLHIKFEKAKSVSVVPCSTIGHYGKCDITQYHKLFSTTDAKIAVKEERQEQFLSNSASLTLDYHQPDTTTSITTTSLNSQSVQSEVSDVTSLDFDEVTKKAPKMKDLHKAVFPKIAAEWRTVADFLEYDIAAINLIAETGKEDPMKCCIELFSDWITTDNGLAPKTWSTLLETLKEVDQLSGVAEQIEESLKCKPTASIVLSNSNEALAQPPKMKELHKIVIPHIASYWREVADYLEYNIGVIKTIKEKCNHNPVKCCDDLLRNWLSTSNGVGPKTWSTLIFTLMDIKDLEEVAKQIEQRVTVIKKRSKR